A window of the Cytophagaceae bacterium genome harbors these coding sequences:
- a CDS encoding aspartate aminotransferase family protein: MDNRTLFLNNLAQTSDFPLALELEYAEGSFLFDKKRKPYLDLISGISVSNVGHRHPKVVAAIREQTDKYLHQMVFGEYIQSPQVQLAHALTETLQNLSTKDGHKIDNVYFTNSGTEAVEGALKLAKRYTGKPEIISCHNSYHGSTHGALSIGEEHFKRAFRPLLPGIRKIERNNLTDIEKINKNSAAVIIELIGAESGIRESSKEFIKLLAEKCKSTGTLLIFDEIQTGFGRTGKFWASEHYGIAPDILLSAKGMGGGMPVGAFMAPNEIMQVLKDNPILGHITTFGGHPVSCAASLATLKVIQNEIDYFEMDEKAGKIREIFQNISGVSEVRGKGMMMAAQMDDFEILKKNIDRLIDLGVITDWFLYCDNAMRIAPPLNISWEEIEWLKEKTKML; this comes from the coding sequence ATGGACAACAGAACTCTTTTCCTGAATAACCTGGCTCAAACATCTGATTTCCCATTGGCCTTGGAGTTGGAATATGCCGAGGGCTCATTTTTGTTTGATAAAAAACGTAAGCCATATCTTGACCTGATTTCAGGCATTTCGGTCAGCAATGTAGGGCACCGGCATCCTAAAGTGGTTGCTGCCATCAGAGAACAGACTGATAAATATTTACATCAAATGGTGTTTGGGGAATATATTCAGTCTCCTCAAGTACAATTGGCACATGCCCTCACCGAAACTTTGCAAAATCTTTCCACCAAAGACGGACACAAAATTGACAATGTTTACTTCACCAATTCGGGTACAGAGGCGGTAGAAGGTGCTTTAAAACTGGCTAAAAGATACACCGGGAAACCGGAGATCATTTCCTGTCATAATTCTTATCATGGCTCTACTCACGGGGCTCTTTCGATTGGTGAGGAACATTTTAAGCGTGCATTCAGACCACTTTTGCCGGGGATTAGGAAAATTGAAAGAAATAACTTGACAGATATAGAAAAAATCAATAAAAACTCCGCCGCAGTAATAATTGAGTTGATTGGGGCTGAGTCAGGAATCAGGGAAAGTTCGAAAGAGTTTATAAAATTATTAGCCGAAAAGTGCAAATCCACTGGCACGCTTTTGATTTTTGATGAGATTCAGACAGGCTTTGGAAGAACCGGGAAATTTTGGGCAAGTGAACATTATGGCATAGCTCCTGATATCCTGCTTTCGGCCAAAGGAATGGGCGGAGGAATGCCTGTGGGGGCTTTTATGGCACCCAATGAAATAATGCAAGTATTAAAAGATAATCCAATCCTGGGTCATATTACTACTTTTGGAGGGCATCCGGTTAGCTGTGCTGCATCTTTGGCTACTTTAAAGGTTATTCAGAATGAGATAGATTATTTTGAAATGGACGAAAAAGCCGGAAAAATCAGAGAAATTTTCCAAAATATTTCAGGTGTATCAGAGGTGCGGGGAAAAGGAATGATGATGGCCGCCCAAATGGATGATTTCGAAATTCTGAAAAAAAATATTGACAGGCTGATTGATTTAGGAGTAATTACAGATTGGTTTTTGTATTGTGACAACGCCATGCGGATAGCCCCGCCATTAAATATAAGCTGGGAGGAAATTGAGTGGTTGAAAGAAAAAACCAAAATGCTCTAA
- the trxA gene encoding thioredoxin has product MANTIEVTDSSFDELIKSEKPVLIDFWAEWCGPCKMIGPAVEELAGEYKDRAIVGKMDVDMHGVAPSKLGIRSIPTLMIFKNGEMVDKIVGAVPKHILSQKLEAAL; this is encoded by the coding sequence ATGGCAAATACAATAGAAGTAACAGATTCAAGTTTTGATGAGCTTATTAAATCTGAAAAACCCGTTTTGATTGATTTTTGGGCAGAATGGTGTGGTCCATGTAAAATGATTGGACCGGCTGTGGAAGAGTTGGCTGGAGAATACAAAGACAGGGCAATCGTGGGCAAAATGGATGTAGATATGCATGGTGTTGCTCCTTCAAAATTAGGAATCCGTTCTATCCCTACACTTATGATTTTCAAAAATGGGGAGATGGTAGATAAAATTGTGGGTGCTGTGCCAAAACACATTCTTTCTCAAAAGCTTGAAGCTGCTCTTTAA
- a CDS encoding OmpA family protein, with the protein MNLSKKLILLFSAGVVFTSCVSKKKFVGLQSELTATKADLERRGEMVNDFKNKLVSCEQEKEKMAAASKASQEAKESQMADLRAQIADLQKVRDTQMQQVGGLTVLNQSANENINRTLAQLEKKDKYITLLQAAKSKADSMNLALAVNLKSSLAEGLDDQDVEVKVDKTVVMVNLSDKMLFTSGSYKISPKAFGVLEKVAKMLQARPDLEMMVEGYTDNVAINTECLDDNWDLSVKRATAVVRTLQKKFGVDPNKLVAAGRGEYNALTSNDTAEGRSINRRTRIILMPKLDQFYDLLNPDNVK; encoded by the coding sequence ATGAATTTATCTAAAAAACTAATCTTGCTTTTCTCAGCTGGTGTTGTTTTTACATCATGCGTTTCCAAGAAAAAATTTGTTGGGCTTCAGTCTGAACTCACTGCTACCAAAGCCGATCTCGAAAGACGTGGCGAAATGGTTAATGATTTCAAAAACAAACTGGTAAGTTGCGAACAAGAAAAAGAAAAAATGGCTGCTGCTTCAAAAGCATCTCAGGAAGCTAAAGAGAGTCAAATGGCTGACTTGAGAGCTCAAATTGCTGATTTGCAGAAAGTTAGAGACACTCAAATGCAACAAGTAGGTGGATTGACAGTATTGAACCAATCAGCCAACGAAAACATAAATCGTACTTTGGCTCAGTTAGAGAAGAAAGACAAGTACATTACTCTTTTGCAAGCAGCCAAATCAAAAGCCGATTCTATGAACCTTGCCTTGGCGGTAAATCTTAAATCTTCATTGGCTGAAGGTCTTGATGATCAGGATGTTGAAGTTAAAGTTGATAAAACTGTCGTGATGGTCAACCTTTCTGATAAAATGTTGTTTACCAGTGGTAGCTACAAAATTTCTCCAAAAGCTTTCGGTGTTTTAGAAAAAGTTGCAAAAATGCTTCAGGCACGCCCTGACCTTGAAATGATGGTAGAAGGTTACACTGATAACGTTGCAATTAATACAGAGTGTTTGGATGACAACTGGGATCTTAGTGTAAAACGTGCAACAGCTGTGGTAAGAACTCTTCAAAAGAAATTTGGAGTTGATCCTAATAAACTGGTTGCTGCCGGCCGTGGAGAGTACAATGCCCTTACATCGAATGATACAGCTGAGGGTCGCTCAATAAATCGTAGAACCCGAATCATTTTGATGCCTAAACTGGATCAATTTTATGATTTGTTAAATCCTGATAATGTAAAATAA